One window of Curtobacterium sp. 458 genomic DNA carries:
- a CDS encoding DUF433 domain-containing protein: MQTPIGDAAHTTPIYSLTEAAQIVRAPSTSFARWAHGHRFRQRSEGEWGWSAPILTGVRPGRSFTVPFNALAEAYIVESFRRAGLPMARIRPAVDVLRQEIGLEDALLSEKLRTDGAEILIENGDRDLVVVRNHQGVFRDVVDQYLQSIVYREGFVDFLRLPAFEHIEVVVDPHRNSGQPTVAKIGVRVEDVISRVRAGEAMSDVADDFGLEPVELRSLLLQAA; the protein is encoded by the coding sequence ATGCAAACACCGATCGGCGACGCGGCACACACGACCCCGATCTACTCCCTGACGGAGGCAGCGCAGATCGTCCGCGCCCCGTCGACCTCGTTCGCGCGGTGGGCGCACGGGCACCGGTTCAGGCAGCGGAGCGAAGGCGAGTGGGGGTGGAGTGCGCCCATCCTCACCGGGGTGCGACCGGGGCGGAGCTTCACGGTCCCGTTCAACGCGCTCGCAGAGGCCTACATCGTGGAGTCGTTCCGCCGTGCCGGTCTCCCGATGGCTCGGATCCGGCCCGCGGTCGACGTCCTCCGCCAGGAGATCGGACTGGAGGATGCCCTGCTCAGCGAGAAGCTCCGGACCGACGGCGCCGAGATCCTCATCGAGAACGGCGACCGAGACCTCGTCGTCGTCCGGAACCACCAGGGCGTGTTCCGGGACGTCGTCGACCAGTACCTGCAGAGCATCGTCTACCGCGAGGGGTTCGTGGACTTCCTCCGGCTCCCCGCCTTCGAGCACATCGAGGTGGTCGTCGATCCACACCGCAACTCGGGTCAGCCGACCGTGGCGAAGATCGGCGTCCGCGTCGAAGACGTGATCAGCCGGGTCCGCGCCGGCGAGGCGATGTCGGACGTCGCGGACGACTTCGGCCTCGAGCCGGTGGAACTCCGGTCGCTCCTCCTGCAGGCCGCGTGA
- a CDS encoding TetR/AcrR family transcriptional regulator: MSSNGGSGVRGPYAKGIQRRQEILDRTLDVVANRGIDGTSLRAIGDAIGISHAALRHYFSSREALLVEVLRERDVLSGKTLTEVPGVVAGMTAVADRNVQEPALVTLYTTLLGASVEPGNEEARVFFTERFDSARADLAAQLRDELVASGRYSDADLEQVASLIIAAFDGLQVQWLLDRSIDIAGTLRLLERVL; the protein is encoded by the coding sequence GTGAGTTCCAACGGGGGAAGCGGCGTCCGGGGCCCGTACGCCAAGGGGATCCAGCGGCGACAGGAGATCCTCGACCGGACGCTCGACGTTGTCGCGAACCGCGGGATCGACGGCACCTCGCTCCGGGCCATCGGCGACGCGATCGGCATCTCGCACGCGGCGCTCCGGCACTACTTCTCGTCACGCGAGGCCCTGCTCGTCGAGGTCCTCCGGGAGCGGGACGTCCTCTCGGGCAAGACCCTCACCGAGGTCCCGGGGGTCGTCGCCGGCATGACCGCAGTGGCCGACCGGAACGTGCAGGAGCCGGCCCTCGTGACGCTCTACACGACGCTGCTCGGCGCCTCCGTCGAGCCGGGGAACGAGGAGGCGCGGGTGTTCTTCACGGAGCGGTTCGACTCGGCACGGGCGGACCTCGCGGCGCAGCTCCGGGACGAGCTCGTGGCGTCGGGGCGGTACTCGGACGCGGACCTCGAGCAGGTGGCGTCGCTCATCATCGCGGCGTTCGACGGGCTGCAGGTGCAGTGGTTGCTCGACCGGAGCATCGACATCGCGGGGACGCTGCGGTTGCTCGAGCGGGTGCTCTGA